A window from Trueperaceae bacterium encodes these proteins:
- the pilO gene encoding type 4a pilus biogenesis protein PilO, protein MSRSFDLRRLKQRDWAIIFIVVSLLAAVAWYFYLYSPTQDRIAQLESDITRLDADIRRGEDARRNLPNLRLAVAELEADRREFLSQLPRESDIAGLIDSLRASALDSDVVMQSFGQGSAQEQVQDVRSIGFNITTEGTYSQTMDYLARLETMQRFAKVGQVSLNLEDNASTDPLLNAAFSFTVYVYTGSDPGEQ, encoded by the coding sequence GTGAGCCGCTCCTTCGACCTCCGGCGCCTCAAGCAGCGCGACTGGGCCATCATCTTCATCGTCGTCTCGCTCCTCGCCGCGGTGGCCTGGTACTTCTACCTCTACTCCCCCACCCAGGACCGCATCGCCCAGCTAGAGTCCGACATCACGCGCCTCGACGCCGACATCCGCCGCGGCGAGGACGCGCGCCGCAACCTCCCGAACCTGCGCCTGGCGGTGGCCGAGCTCGAGGCCGATCGCCGCGAGTTCCTGTCGCAGTTGCCCCGCGAGAGCGACATCGCCGGCCTCATTGACTCCCTGCGCGCCAGCGCGCTCGACTCGGACGTCGTGATGCAGTCGTTCGGCCAAGGGTCGGCGCAGGAGCAGGTGCAGGACGTGAGGTCGATCGGCTTCAACATCACGACCGAAGGCACCTACTCGCAGACGATGGATTACCTCGCTCGCCTGGAGACCATGCAGCGCTTCGCCAAGGTCGGTCAGGTGTCGCTCAACCTGGAGGACAACGCCTCGACCGACCCGCTGCTCAACGCCGCCTTCTCGTTCACCGTCTACGTCTACACGGGTAGCGATCCAGGGGAGCAGTAG